From Medicago truncatula cultivar Jemalong A17 chromosome 7, MtrunA17r5.0-ANR, whole genome shotgun sequence, a single genomic window includes:
- the LOC11423397 gene encoding membrane-anchored ubiquitin-fold protein 3, with the protein MAEGEERIELKFRIYDGTDIAHDTYPASTTTVGALKQKLITEWPQGKTVTPKSVNDIKLIHAGKVLGNSETLAESRITIGDIPGAITMHVVVQPPVAKKKTEKKENRQKTNSCACSCTIL; encoded by the exons ATGGCAGAAGGAGAGGAGCGAATTGAACTTAAATTCCGCATATATGATGGAACCGATATAGCACACGATACTTATCCAGCATCTACTACAACTGTGGGTGCCCTTAAGCAAAAGCTAATTACTGAGTGGCCTCAAG GCAAAACAGTTACACCAAAGTCAGTTAATGATATAAAGCTTATACATGCCGGTAAAGTTTTGGGAAACAGCGAAACGCTTGCTGAGTCCAGAATAACTATCGGTGACATCCCTGGTGCTATTACCATGCATGTTGTAGTACAGCCTCCTGTAGCTAAAAAGAAGACAG AGAAGAAGGAGAACAGGCAAAAGACAAATTCATGTGCATGCTCATGCACTATCCTATAG